A stretch of the Glutamicibacter sp. JL.03c genome encodes the following:
- a CDS encoding molybdopterin oxidoreductase family protein encodes MTATHCPYCALQCGITLQGPAGATTLGGRDFETNGGALCRKGFSAAKLLGHPDRITSPLLRQADGSFTAIGWDTALDLVAGKARGIREESGADAVAMFGSGSLTNEKAYQMGKFARLALGTSRIDYNGRFCMSSAAAGTNRAFGLDRGLPFPLADLDDAGMILMLGSNVADTMPPFVRHLQTVRERGGLIVVDPRRSATAKLSADGAGWHLQPTPATDLQLLLGLAHVVIAESLMDTDYLAARTTGLQVLRSSVAAWWPERTAKITGVPADRIRRTARALAAAAREAKNGGHPVYILTGRGIEQHSNGTDTVTAAINLALLLGLPGTLAGGYGTITGQGNGQGGREHGQKCDQLPGYRKIADPEHRAQVAKAWGVDPKIIPGPGIPAVQLLTSLGTEGGPRMLMVHGANPVVSAPDATQILAALRRLDFLVVADFFLSETAAEAHLVLPVLQWAEEEGTMTNLEGRILRRRAAIEAPGEAKSELWIFSQLARRLQAPGTFSASAAEVFEELKLASSGGIADYSGVDWHDVDQGAAIYWPCPEGSAISTERGARNGTPRLFLDRFAHPDGKAKILAVHAPNTMPAKQISLVTGRLLEHYQSGAQTRRVDELAAAAPEAALEIHPSTALAHRISDGQMVKVSNQRGTTIVRAKLTADMRLDTVFLPFHYPRDGTANLLTSPSVDPFSSMPEFKHAHVSLNPIEGES; translated from the coding sequence ATGACCGCCACACACTGCCCCTACTGCGCCCTGCAGTGCGGCATCACCCTTCAAGGCCCGGCCGGCGCAACCACCCTGGGCGGCCGGGACTTCGAAACCAATGGCGGGGCCCTGTGCCGCAAAGGCTTCAGCGCCGCCAAGCTGCTGGGCCACCCCGATCGCATCACCTCCCCGCTGCTGCGCCAGGCCGATGGCAGTTTCACCGCCATCGGCTGGGACACCGCACTGGATCTGGTGGCTGGCAAAGCCCGCGGCATCCGCGAAGAGTCGGGGGCCGACGCCGTCGCGATGTTCGGCTCCGGCTCGCTGACCAACGAAAAGGCCTACCAGATGGGCAAGTTCGCCCGCCTGGCCCTGGGCACCTCGCGGATCGACTACAACGGGCGATTCTGCATGTCCTCCGCGGCCGCCGGCACCAACAGGGCCTTCGGGCTGGACCGCGGGCTGCCCTTCCCGCTGGCCGACCTGGATGACGCAGGAATGATCCTGATGCTCGGCTCCAACGTCGCCGACACCATGCCGCCCTTCGTCCGGCACCTGCAAACCGTGCGGGAACGCGGCGGGCTGATCGTGGTTGATCCCCGCCGATCGGCCACCGCCAAGCTCAGCGCCGACGGCGCCGGATGGCACCTGCAGCCCACCCCGGCTACCGACCTGCAGCTGCTGCTGGGCCTGGCCCACGTGGTCATCGCCGAATCCCTGATGGACACCGATTACCTCGCCGCACGCACCACCGGGCTCCAGGTACTGCGCTCGTCGGTGGCCGCCTGGTGGCCGGAGCGCACCGCAAAAATCACCGGTGTTCCCGCCGATCGCATCCGCCGCACCGCCCGTGCCCTGGCCGCCGCCGCCCGCGAAGCCAAGAATGGCGGCCACCCGGTGTACATCCTCACCGGCCGCGGCATCGAACAGCACTCCAACGGCACCGACACCGTCACCGCCGCCATCAACCTCGCCCTGCTCCTGGGCCTGCCCGGAACCCTGGCCGGGGGCTACGGCACCATCACCGGCCAGGGCAATGGCCAGGGCGGCCGCGAACACGGCCAGAAATGCGACCAGCTGCCCGGCTACCGCAAGATCGCCGACCCGGAACACCGCGCCCAGGTGGCCAAGGCCTGGGGCGTTGACCCCAAGATCATTCCCGGCCCCGGCATCCCGGCAGTGCAGCTGCTCACTTCCCTGGGCACCGAGGGCGGGCCGCGCATGCTGATGGTCCACGGCGCCAACCCTGTGGTCTCCGCCCCGGATGCCACCCAGATCCTTGCCGCACTGCGCCGCCTGGACTTCCTGGTGGTCGCCGACTTCTTCCTCTCCGAAACCGCCGCCGAAGCCCACCTGGTGCTCCCGGTCCTGCAGTGGGCCGAAGAGGAAGGCACCATGACCAACCTGGAGGGCCGGATCCTGCGCCGCCGCGCCGCGATCGAGGCACCCGGCGAGGCCAAAAGCGAATTGTGGATCTTCTCCCAATTGGCCCGACGGCTGCAGGCCCCGGGCACCTTCTCCGCTAGCGCCGCCGAGGTGTTCGAGGAACTGAAGCTCGCCTCGTCCGGCGGGATCGCCGACTACTCCGGCGTGGACTGGCACGACGTGGACCAGGGCGCGGCGATCTACTGGCCCTGCCCCGAAGGCAGCGCGATCAGCACCGAACGCGGTGCCCGCAATGGCACTCCGCGGCTGTTCCTCGACCGCTTCGCGCACCCGGATGGCAAGGCGAAGATCCTCGCGGTCCACGCCCCGAATACCATGCCGGCCAAGCAGATCTCGCTGGTCACCGGCCGCCTGCTGGAGCACTACCAGTCCGGCGCGCAGACCCGCCGCGTAGACGAGCTGGCCGCGGCCGCCCCGGAAGCCGCTCTGGAAATCCACCCGAGCACCGCCTTGGCCCACCGCATCAGCGATGGCCAGATGGTGAAGGTCTCCAACCAGCGCGGCACCACCATCGTGCGCGCCAAGCTCACCGCTGACATGCGGCTGGACACCGTGTTCCTGCCCTTCCACTATCCCCGGGACGGCACCGCCAACCTGCTGACCAGCCCGAGCGTGGACCCGTTCAGCTCGATGCCCGAATTTAAGCATGCCCATGTGTCTCTGAACCCGATCGAGGGAGAATCATGA
- a CDS encoding FAD-dependent oxidoreductase, translating to MKRPEQMVIIGFGPVAASLVEGLLPSVAAGDCELTVVSAEEHLAYNRVMLAELAIGAAQFEHLRMVDAARLVNAGVKLRLGAQATGVDRARRRVLIRGQEPVSYDRLVFATGARAMIPTLNGLNFDPHADAELPEGVFALRTVHDAQKLRSALAAERRVLILGGGILGIEAALAIAAAGGSPTLIHHGAAPLGRVVDADGGALLTRCLKQAGVEVISGVKATGITKDDNGFSALSTSTHGQIPGGALLISTGVRARTELAAGCGLAVGRGIKTNQFLCADTEQRIYALGDCAEVDGQPPVGLLAPGWAQASWLAQHLSTDAELPAPDFSASDVLMLKGQGIEVAAAGDISAGFWDRPELQATIFADPASGRYLKIVTDNDVVTGFLSIGLPQTSAELILAYERGSALPQDRSTLLRLDDPAVDPASSVPSDEDQLCRCSGATYGQVAHAVSEGCTTVAQVGESCRAGTGCGGCKSKIEELLKKAPALA from the coding sequence ATGAAGCGCCCTGAACAGATGGTGATCATCGGCTTCGGCCCGGTCGCCGCCTCACTGGTCGAGGGCCTGCTGCCTTCGGTGGCCGCCGGCGACTGCGAACTGACCGTGGTCAGCGCCGAAGAGCACCTGGCCTACAACCGGGTCATGCTTGCCGAACTGGCGATCGGCGCCGCGCAGTTCGAGCACCTGCGCATGGTCGACGCCGCGCGCCTGGTCAACGCCGGAGTGAAGCTTCGACTCGGCGCCCAGGCCACCGGCGTGGACCGGGCACGGCGCCGGGTGCTGATCCGCGGCCAGGAACCGGTGTCCTATGACCGGCTGGTGTTCGCCACCGGCGCCCGCGCCATGATCCCCACCCTGAACGGGCTGAACTTCGATCCGCATGCCGATGCCGAACTGCCCGAGGGCGTTTTCGCCCTGCGCACCGTGCACGACGCGCAGAAATTGCGCAGCGCCTTGGCCGCCGAACGCCGGGTGCTCATCCTCGGCGGCGGCATCCTGGGCATCGAGGCCGCGCTGGCCATCGCCGCCGCGGGCGGTTCGCCCACGCTGATCCACCATGGCGCCGCCCCGCTGGGCCGCGTGGTGGATGCCGACGGCGGAGCCCTGCTCACCCGCTGCCTGAAACAGGCCGGAGTGGAAGTGATTTCCGGGGTCAAGGCCACCGGAATCACCAAGGACGACAACGGCTTCAGCGCCCTGTCCACCTCCACCCACGGGCAGATCCCCGGCGGCGCCCTGCTGATTTCCACCGGCGTCCGCGCCCGGACCGAGCTCGCCGCAGGCTGTGGCCTGGCCGTGGGCCGCGGCATCAAGACCAACCAGTTCCTCTGCGCCGATACCGAACAGCGCATCTACGCGCTCGGAGATTGCGCCGAGGTCGATGGCCAGCCGCCGGTCGGCCTGCTCGCCCCGGGCTGGGCCCAAGCCAGCTGGCTGGCGCAGCACCTGTCCACCGATGCCGAACTCCCGGCCCCGGATTTTTCCGCCTCCGACGTGCTCATGCTCAAGGGCCAGGGCATCGAGGTGGCCGCCGCCGGCGATATCAGCGCCGGCTTCTGGGACCGTCCCGAACTGCAAGCCACGATCTTCGCCGACCCCGCCTCCGGCCGCTATCTGAAGATCGTCACGGACAACGATGTGGTCACCGGATTCCTGTCCATCGGCCTGCCGCAGACCAGCGCGGAGCTGATCCTCGCCTACGAACGCGGCTCGGCACTGCCCCAGGACCGCTCCACCCTGCTGCGCCTGGATGACCCTGCCGTCGATCCGGCCTCCTCGGTCCCTAGCGACGAGGACCAATTGTGCCGTTGCTCCGGAGCCACCTACGGACAGGTCGCGCATGCGGTCTCCGAAGGCTGCACCACCGTGGCCCAGGTGGGCGAATCCTGCCGCGCGGGCACCGGGTGCGGCGGCTGCAAGTCGAAGATCGAGGAACTGCTGAAAAAAGCACCCGCCTTGGCGTAG
- the nirD gene encoding nitrite reductase small subunit NirD yields the protein MSLNLAEKTVDTTPAFAPVCRSEELEPGWGEALLLKGAQLALFRTDANAFYASSHHCPTTGAKVMARGILGSTVVDGQPVATIACPLHKEVFRLDTGACLNADSPALPMHQLIEGDGQLWMEQF from the coding sequence ATGAGCCTGAACCTCGCAGAAAAGACCGTGGATACGACGCCGGCCTTCGCCCCGGTATGCCGCAGCGAAGAGCTTGAGCCAGGCTGGGGCGAAGCCCTGCTGCTCAAAGGCGCCCAGCTGGCCCTGTTCCGCACCGATGCCAATGCTTTCTACGCGTCCTCGCACCACTGCCCGACCACCGGCGCCAAGGTCATGGCCCGCGGCATCCTGGGCAGCACCGTGGTTGACGGCCAGCCGGTAGCGACCATCGCCTGCCCGCTGCACAAGGAGGTATTCCGCTTGGATACCGGCGCCTGCCTGAACGCCGATTCGCCGGCCCTGCCGATGCACCAGCTCATCGAGGGCGACGGGCAGTTGTGGATGGAACAGTTCTAG